From a single Flavobacterium sp. genomic region:
- a CDS encoding bifunctional salicylyl-CoA 5-hydroxylase/oxidoreductase (catalyzes the conversion of salicylyl-CoA to gentisyl-CoA), giving the protein MKITIIGGGPGGLYFSILTKKAMPHCQIDIYERNKPDDSFGFGVVFSDETLGEFLKRDMQSYELIRSKFAYWDDIIVARDGESVNIAGNGFCGCSRKTLLQLLQQRCIEEGVNLHFEQNVDDLSQFADSDIILASDGIASAIRTQYQNEFGTKIELKKNRFVWLGSTKPLDAFTYFFRSTPHGTIVAHSYQYEEGMSTWIFECSDETWQKHGFEVTNEEDTMTKIAEIFKDELDGHPLISNKSHWRQFPHVTNEKWYHNNIVLLGDAKATAHYSIGSGTKLAMDCAIGLSDAVIANPNNVQAAFEQYDKSRRNTVEMIQYAAIVSLDWFENMDRHMQHSFQQFAFGCMTRSKKVTYENLRLRDSSFTDKVLEEFNDNCKVNEKNQSAAFSKFKLRELELPNRIVMAPMGQYSATDGLVSDWHLVHYGSRATGGVGLIITEMTAISETGRITEGCAGIYNAEQLNQWKKITDFIHNNTSTKIAIQLGYSGRKGATKKPWEGTGPMETPWNLISASPIPFNNNFAMPKEMTLEDMTSIKAQFVQAAKNADEAGFDMIELQAHHGFLLASFLSPLTNIRSDEFGGSIENRLKYPLEVFKAIREVFPTDKPISVRISATDWAENGISEHEVITIATAFKAAGADIINVSTGNTVAGQKPLTGRMWQTPFSDAVRNTVHIPTITTGYIQDIDQINTIILNGRADLVALGRPLLIDANFVRNAQAYEQFQANDIPNPYKMGVSHLYPLKASERKQVEGMKKALKPKSNKK; this is encoded by the coding sequence ATGAAAATAACAATTATAGGTGGTGGTCCAGGCGGACTTTACTTTTCGATATTAACCAAAAAGGCGATGCCACATTGCCAAATCGATATTTACGAACGCAATAAACCCGATGATAGTTTTGGTTTTGGGGTCGTTTTTTCAGATGAAACATTAGGTGAATTCCTAAAACGCGATATGCAATCCTATGAATTAATTCGAAGCAAATTTGCGTATTGGGACGATATTATCGTGGCTCGTGATGGTGAATCAGTAAACATTGCTGGAAATGGCTTTTGTGGTTGTTCGAGAAAAACATTGTTACAATTATTACAACAACGTTGTATTGAAGAAGGTGTGAATTTGCATTTCGAACAAAATGTAGACGATTTATCGCAATTTGCAGATTCAGACATCATTTTAGCTTCAGACGGAATCGCAAGTGCTATTCGAACGCAATATCAAAATGAATTCGGAACCAAAATCGAATTAAAGAAAAACAGATTCGTTTGGTTAGGCTCCACAAAACCGCTGGATGCATTTACCTATTTCTTCAGAAGTACTCCTCACGGAACTATTGTAGCACATAGCTATCAATATGAAGAAGGCATGAGCACCTGGATTTTTGAATGTAGCGATGAAACTTGGCAAAAACATGGTTTTGAAGTGACCAACGAAGAAGATACCATGACCAAAATCGCTGAAATCTTCAAAGATGAATTAGATGGTCATCCACTCATTTCTAACAAATCGCATTGGCGCCAATTTCCACATGTAACGAATGAAAAATGGTATCATAACAATATTGTTTTGTTAGGAGATGCAAAAGCTACAGCCCACTACTCTATTGGTTCAGGAACTAAATTAGCCATGGATTGCGCCATCGGGTTATCAGATGCAGTAATTGCCAATCCAAATAACGTACAAGCCGCTTTTGAACAATACGACAAGTCAAGAAGAAATACGGTAGAAATGATTCAGTATGCCGCAATCGTTTCTTTAGATTGGTTCGAAAATATGGATCGTCACATGCAACATTCCTTCCAACAATTTGCTTTTGGATGCATGACCCGATCTAAAAAAGTTACGTATGAAAATTTACGTTTAAGAGATAGTTCGTTTACAGATAAAGTTTTAGAAGAATTCAATGACAATTGCAAAGTCAATGAAAAAAATCAATCAGCAGCTTTTTCAAAATTTAAATTAAGAGAACTAGAACTCCCAAATCGCATCGTTATGGCGCCAATGGGACAATATTCCGCCACAGACGGATTGGTTTCTGATTGGCATTTGGTTCATTACGGAAGTAGAGCTACTGGAGGTGTAGGCTTAATCATTACCGAAATGACGGCAATTTCCGAAACTGGAAGAATTACAGAAGGTTGCGCGGGAATTTATAATGCAGAGCAATTAAATCAATGGAAAAAAATTACCGATTTCATTCATAACAATACATCCACAAAAATTGCAATTCAATTAGGATATTCGGGAAGAAAAGGTGCTACTAAAAAACCATGGGAAGGCACCGGACCAATGGAAACGCCTTGGAATTTAATTTCGGCTTCTCCTATTCCATTCAACAATAATTTTGCTATGCCAAAGGAAATGACTTTGGAAGATATGACATCGATTAAAGCACAATTCGTACAAGCAGCTAAAAATGCAGATGAAGCTGGATTTGATATGATTGAATTACAAGCGCACCACGGATTTTTATTAGCTTCATTCTTATCTCCATTGACTAACATTCGCTCCGATGAATTTGGTGGAAGCATCGAAAATCGTTTGAAATATCCGTTGGAAGTTTTTAAAGCAATTCGTGAAGTATTTCCAACTGACAAACCTATTTCAGTTCGAATTTCAGCAACAGATTGGGCAGAAAACGGAATTTCGGAACATGAAGTTATCACTATTGCAACTGCTTTTAAAGCTGCTGGAGCTGACATCATTAATGTTTCCACAGGAAATACTGTAGCAGGTCAAAAACCATTAACGGGTAGAATGTGGCAAACGCCTTTTTCGGATGCCGTTCGAAATACCGTTCATATTCCAACCATAACTACTGGCTATATTCAAGACATCGACCAAATTAACACCATAATTCTTAACGGAAGAGCCGATTTAGTCGCTTTAGGACGTCCATTATTGATAGATGCTAATTTCGTTAGAAACGCACAAGCATACGAACAATTTCAAGCGAATGATATCCCAAATCCATATAAAATGGGTGTTTCGCATTTGTATCCGCTTAAGGCTTCAGAAAGAAAACAAGTGGAAGGAATGAAAAAAGCGTTGAAACCGAAAAGTAATAAAAAGTAG
- a CDS encoding flavin reductase family protein has translation MQFDIQHTESSALYKLLTGTVIPRPIGWISTIDANGINNLAPFSFFNVVSEDPPHVMFSTVRTGNKNKDTLNNILYNNQFVVNLVTEDTVEQMNSTSQSVAADIDEFELANVTPIDSIYIQPKRVKESLVHFECEMVHNYFIENHQNGGACIIIGKIITMHIDDSILMENHRINLETYKPVARLAGSNYSKLGEIFSIKR, from the coding sequence ATGCAATTCGATATTCAACATACCGAATCTTCCGCTTTATACAAGCTTTTAACAGGCACTGTAATCCCAAGACCTATTGGTTGGATTTCTACTATTGATGCAAATGGAATTAACAACCTTGCTCCTTTTTCTTTTTTTAATGTGGTGAGCGAAGATCCACCTCATGTTATGTTTTCAACCGTAAGAACAGGCAATAAAAACAAAGACACCTTAAACAATATACTTTACAACAATCAATTCGTTGTTAATTTGGTCACTGAAGATACAGTTGAACAAATGAATTCTACGTCTCAGTCTGTAGCTGCTGATATTGATGAATTTGAATTGGCAAATGTAACACCAATAGATTCAATATATATTCAACCTAAACGTGTTAAAGAAAGTTTAGTTCATTTTGAATGTGAAATGGTACATAACTATTTCATTGAAAATCATCAAAATGGTGGTGCTTGCATTATCATCGGGAAAATTATTACGATGCATATTGACGATTCTATTTTAATGGAAAATCACAGAATTAATTTAGAAACATACAAGCCTGTGGCACGTTTAGCAGGTTCGAATTACAGTAAACTAGGAGAAATATTCTCAATTAAAAGATAA
- a CDS encoding transposase-like zinc-binding domain-containing protein, producing MEILACPKCQSDSIVKSGVIKDRQRYLCKSCNYYFTVNKLGKKIDDYYVTKALQLYLEGLSFREIERIIGVSHVSISNWVKEFKIKKPPHPNYHPTYKIFKHNELVEYLQNKDRLSGAGMIITELGDKFMLIKWERFKD from the coding sequence ATGGAAATTTTAGCGTGTCCCAAATGCCAAAGTGATTCAATTGTTAAAAGTGGTGTAATCAAAGACAGACAAAGGTATTTGTGCAAATCTTGTAATTATTACTTCACTGTCAATAAATTAGGTAAAAAGATCGATGATTACTATGTAACTAAAGCCTTGCAATTGTATTTAGAAGGGTTGAGTTTTAGAGAAATAGAGCGTATTATTGGGGTTTCACACGTATCCATTAGTAATTGGGTAAAGGAGTTTAAAATAAAAAAGCCACCGCATCCAAATTATCACCCTACTTATAAGATTTTTAAGCATAATGAGTTAGTTGAATACCTTCAAAACAAAGATAGATTATCGGGAGCGGGTATGATTATTACTGAGCTAGGGGATAAGTTTATGCTTATTAAATGGGAGCGTTTTAAGGATTAA
- a CDS encoding DcaP family trimeric outer membrane transporter, which translates to MKKVLIVAGFLFSAISFSQEDKPQEKPYKVDLYGFARVDYIWDTRQSAQVREYHLNLWPLDEKLDANNDDINASGASNFLSVVSRLGVKASGPDVWGAKVSGVIEGDFFGNTQQSIALFRLRHAYAKLDWEKSSLTFGQTWYPTFIPEVFPGVANFSTGIPFNPFGWATQFRIDQKLNDKFRFSFIAYKDREFGAFSADGNNNSPVYNSVLPAMHGKIEFRNKSILAGFGAELYPNKPLIESNGLNSDESLNSTSFLAYLKYNNDKFHVKVYGITGENLHHLVMLGGYASYANGANPVTYEGIRTNSFWLDIASNNKKTAPGFFFGYTNQEGTSSNSTALNIYARGINASRGVKDMWRASARIDFKQNKFRLTPEIEYTAATHGTTQSDLSISGAENKVGNFRAMVSCVYSF; encoded by the coding sequence ATGAAAAAAGTATTAATTGTTGCTGGATTTTTATTTTCAGCGATTTCCTTTTCACAAGAGGATAAACCACAAGAAAAGCCATATAAGGTTGATCTTTATGGTTTTGCTAGAGTTGATTATATCTGGGATACCAGACAATCAGCTCAAGTAAGAGAGTATCATTTAAACTTATGGCCATTGGACGAAAAACTAGATGCTAATAATGATGATATTAATGCTTCTGGAGCATCGAATTTTTTATCAGTAGTTTCGAGATTAGGTGTAAAAGCATCTGGTCCCGATGTGTGGGGTGCTAAAGTATCAGGAGTTATTGAAGGAGATTTCTTTGGAAATACACAACAATCTATTGCGTTATTTAGACTACGTCATGCCTATGCCAAGTTAGATTGGGAAAAATCATCTTTAACATTTGGTCAAACATGGTACCCAACATTTATTCCTGAGGTGTTCCCTGGTGTAGCAAATTTTTCTACTGGAATTCCTTTTAATCCTTTTGGATGGGCAACTCAATTCAGAATCGATCAAAAATTAAATGATAAATTTAGATTTTCTTTTATTGCATATAAAGATCGAGAGTTTGGAGCTTTTTCTGCTGATGGAAATAATAATTCACCTGTTTATAATAGTGTATTACCTGCAATGCATGGTAAAATTGAATTTAGAAATAAATCAATTTTAGCAGGATTTGGTGCTGAATTATATCCAAATAAACCACTCATAGAATCTAATGGATTAAATTCTGATGAAAGTTTAAATTCAACTTCATTTTTAGCTTATTTAAAATACAATAATGATAAATTTCATGTTAAAGTTTATGGAATTACAGGTGAAAATCTACATCATTTAGTTATGTTAGGAGGTTATGCTAGCTATGCTAATGGAGCCAATCCTGTTACATATGAAGGAATAAGAACTAATTCGTTTTGGTTAGATATTGCTAGTAATAATAAAAAAACAGCACCTGGTTTTTTCTTTGGATATACTAACCAAGAAGGTACTTCATCAAATTCAACAGCATTAAATATTTATGCAAGAGGAATTAATGCCTCAAGAGGTGTAAAAGACATGTGGAGAGCTTCTGCTAGAATTGATTTTAAACAAAATAAATTTAGACTTACTCCAGAAATAGAGTATACCGCAGCTACTCATGGAACCACACAAAGTGATTTATCTATTTCTGGTGCTGAAAACAAAGTAGGAAATTTTAGAGCAATGGTTTCTTGTGTCTATTCATTTTAA
- a CDS encoding MFS transporter, with amino-acid sequence MSENKSSKGIWKVISASSMGTMIEWYDFYIFGSLAVVLSTKFFPSDNPTAAFLSTLATFAAGFVVRPFGALFFGRLGDLIGRKYTFMVTLMLMGGATFIIGCIPSFETIGYAAPVLVLILRLLQGLALGGEYGGAATYVAEHAPKNEKGYWTSWIQTTATVGLFISLMVILITKGVMSKEAFDDWGWRVPFWVSIVMVYISFLIRKNMHESPVFAKAKEEGKTSTNPLKESFGNKFNLKFVLLALFGATMGQGVVWYTGQFYAMNFLKTVQSIESSQVDTLLGIALLLGTPFFVFFGWLSDKVGRKVIMMSGMLIAILAYRPIYRAMYASTDLTLKTEIVNQTKVVPSLKEIDATKTDSIYTTTKVYTDGTTLEEIKTIHFESGKVMVDDKGKDKIETKVTKMINNSDRWFLVLMVFIQVIFVTMVYGPIAAFLVEMFPVKIRYTSMSLPYHVGNGIFGGLLPAISTYFVTTSKEAGDVEFYLEGLWYPIGIAAICFVIGMIYIDRKINTLHD; translated from the coding sequence ATGAGCGAAAATAAATCATCAAAAGGAATCTGGAAAGTTATTTCAGCTTCCTCTATGGGAACAATGATTGAGTGGTACGATTTCTACATCTTCGGTAGTTTAGCCGTAGTTTTATCTACTAAATTTTTCCCTTCTGACAATCCAACAGCAGCATTTTTATCAACGTTAGCAACATTTGCAGCTGGTTTTGTAGTTCGTCCGTTTGGAGCCCTTTTCTTTGGTAGATTAGGCGATTTAATTGGAAGAAAGTATACTTTCATGGTAACTTTAATGTTAATGGGGGGAGCTACTTTTATAATTGGATGTATTCCAAGTTTTGAAACTATTGGGTACGCTGCTCCAGTTTTAGTTTTGATTCTACGTTTACTTCAAGGTTTAGCTCTTGGAGGTGAATATGGAGGTGCGGCAACTTATGTAGCTGAGCATGCTCCAAAAAACGAAAAAGGATATTGGACCTCTTGGATTCAAACTACTGCAACAGTTGGTTTGTTTATTTCGTTAATGGTAATTTTAATTACTAAAGGAGTAATGTCAAAAGAAGCTTTTGATGATTGGGGATGGAGAGTTCCATTTTGGGTTTCAATTGTAATGGTTTATATTTCTTTCTTGATTCGTAAAAACATGCACGAATCTCCTGTATTTGCAAAAGCAAAAGAAGAAGGAAAAACATCGACTAATCCATTAAAAGAAAGTTTTGGAAATAAATTCAATTTGAAATTTGTTCTTTTAGCATTATTTGGTGCAACTATGGGACAAGGAGTTGTTTGGTATACTGGTCAATTTTATGCCATGAACTTCTTAAAAACTGTACAAAGTATAGAATCTTCTCAAGTAGATACTCTATTAGGTATTGCACTCTTATTAGGAACGCCATTCTTCGTATTCTTTGGTTGGTTGAGTGATAAAGTTGGAAGAAAAGTGATCATGATGAGTGGTATGTTGATTGCCATTTTAGCCTATCGCCCAATTTATAGAGCCATGTATGCTTCAACAGATTTAACTTTAAAAACAGAAATAGTTAATCAAACTAAGGTAGTTCCTTCTCTAAAAGAAATTGATGCTACTAAAACGGATTCTATCTATACTACTACAAAAGTATATACCGATGGAACAACTTTAGAAGAAATCAAAACAATCCATTTTGAAAGCGGAAAAGTTATGGTAGATGATAAAGGAAAAGACAAAATAGAAACAAAAGTTACTAAAATGATTAATAATAGCGACCGTTGGTTCTTAGTATTAATGGTTTTTATTCAGGTGATTTTTGTAACTATGGTTTATGGTCCAATTGCTGCTTTCTTAGTAGAAATGTTCCCTGTTAAAATTAGATATACCTCAATGTCGTTACCTTATCACGTAGGAAATGGTATCTTTGGTGGATTACTGCCTGCAATTTCAACTTATTTTGTTACCACTTCTAAAGAAGCAGGTGATGTAGAGTTTTATTTAGAAGGACTTTGGTATCCAATTGGAATTGCTGCAATTTGCTTTGTAATTGGAATGATATATATTGATAGAAAAATTAACACACTTCACGACTAA
- a CDS encoding DUF6814 family protein, which yields MNTIKKYLGIVWIVLAIAIAYFSIGIFGGKLTSGKQDDLVFGIIIFFILLPMIVTGLTIFGWYAITDEYED from the coding sequence ATGAACACAATAAAAAAATATTTAGGAATCGTATGGATAGTACTTGCAATTGCAATAGCTTATTTTTCGATTGGAATTTTTGGAGGTAAATTAACTTCTGGAAAACAAGATGATTTAGTTTTTGGAATTATTATTTTCTTTATACTTTTACCTATGATTGTTACCGGATTAACTATTTTTGGTTGGTATGCAATTACTGATGAATATGAAGATTAA